One genomic segment of Streptomyces sp. TLI_146 includes these proteins:
- a CDS encoding beta-N-acetylglucosaminidase domain-containing protein, producing MRFGRGKRATAVAAAVIGGLLGAAPGALAAPADPPAPEQPSGTGLSTGTPKDAVRDESPGIWPRPQSVKRAGPGLRLGSEAVLIAEEDADPYAVAALADVLDKAGVTTLHYGLRGAGPVFRVGGSGARDALRALRVAERGDLPSGGYRIGVGRVGGRDTVALDGVGEDGLFHAVQTLRQLLGQDRRGDATLPGVRVRDWPATAVRGTTEGFYGQPWTREQRLAQLDFMGRTKQNRYLYAPGDDPYRQARWRDPYPADQRADFRAVAARAAANHVTLAWAVAPGQEMCLSSDKDLKALLRKLDSMWALGVRAFQLQFQDVSYSEWHCGRDADTFGRGPAAAARAHARVANAVAAHLAERHPGAQPLSLMPTEYYQEGATAYRSALADGLDARVQVAWTGVGVVPRTITGRELAGARAAFGHQLVTMDNYPVNDWAPGRIFLGPYTGREPAAATGSAALLTNAMAQASASRIPLFTAADYAWNPQGYEPEASWRAAIADLSGGDAQLGEALTALAGNDSSSVLSSAESAYLRPLLDAFWNSRGSGDAAVRDGAAARLRAAFTVMRQTPARLAGSGELADEVRPWADRLARYGRAGESAVDMLQAQAHGDGAAAWRATLALEPLRRAAATGSVTVGKGVLDAFLTRAARASATWTGADRPPGDVSVSPDAYTVRLGRARPVEAVTVMDDSGAGPSPSVGPGSGPPAWATAGAPPVEDAAWGPGPGPGRVAWAEGGALVQVHLPGVGWRSLGPLSPGGWTQSSARGVHADAVRVTGPTASVRSVRHLVPWFADEPRARLELARDETDAEIGGKPQRVAAVLTSTRPADVRGTLSAKAPRGITVKVPGALTVPRGAAASVPVEVSVAPGTPAGEYRVPVAFNGQERVLTVRAYPRTAGPDLIAGAAASSSGDETPAFPARAAADGDPSTRWSSPAQDNAWWQAELPAPSRVGLVVLTWQDAYASAYTVQVSADGRTWRTAATVRDGKGGREAVRMDARGARFIRVQGVTRATPYGYSLWSVEAYGVAP from the coding sequence GTGCGGTTCGGGCGCGGGAAGCGGGCGACGGCCGTCGCGGCCGCCGTCATCGGCGGGCTGCTCGGCGCGGCGCCCGGCGCGCTCGCGGCACCCGCGGACCCCCCGGCCCCCGAACAGCCCTCCGGCACGGGCCTGTCGACGGGCACGCCGAAGGACGCGGTACGGGACGAGAGCCCCGGGATCTGGCCCCGGCCGCAGTCCGTCAAGCGGGCCGGACCGGGGCTGCGCCTCGGCTCCGAGGCCGTCCTGATCGCCGAGGAGGACGCCGATCCGTACGCGGTGGCCGCGCTCGCGGACGTCCTGGACAAGGCCGGAGTCACCACCCTGCACTACGGACTCCGGGGCGCCGGGCCGGTGTTCCGCGTCGGCGGGAGCGGCGCGCGGGACGCGCTGCGCGCCCTGCGGGTGGCCGAGCGCGGGGACCTGCCGTCCGGCGGGTACCGGATCGGAGTGGGCCGGGTCGGCGGGCGGGACACGGTCGCGCTCGACGGGGTCGGCGAGGACGGGCTCTTCCACGCCGTGCAGACGCTGCGCCAGCTCCTGGGGCAGGACCGGCGGGGCGACGCCACGCTGCCCGGGGTACGGGTGCGGGACTGGCCCGCCACGGCCGTGCGCGGTACGACGGAAGGTTTCTACGGGCAGCCCTGGACACGCGAACAGCGCCTGGCGCAGCTCGACTTCATGGGCCGCACCAAGCAGAACCGGTACCTCTACGCGCCGGGCGACGACCCGTACCGCCAGGCCCGCTGGCGCGACCCCTACCCGGCCGACCAGCGCGCCGACTTCCGGGCGGTCGCGGCCCGCGCCGCCGCCAACCACGTCACGCTCGCCTGGGCGGTGGCGCCCGGCCAGGAGATGTGCCTGTCCTCCGACAAGGACCTCAAGGCGCTGCTGCGCAAGCTCGACTCGATGTGGGCGCTGGGCGTACGCGCCTTCCAGCTCCAGTTCCAGGACGTCAGCTACAGCGAGTGGCACTGCGGGCGGGACGCGGACACCTTCGGGCGCGGCCCCGCCGCCGCGGCCCGCGCCCACGCGCGCGTGGCCAACGCCGTCGCCGCGCACCTGGCCGAGCGCCACCCGGGCGCGCAGCCGCTGTCGCTGATGCCGACCGAGTACTACCAGGAGGGCGCCACCGCCTACCGCTCCGCGCTCGCGGACGGGCTCGACGCGCGCGTGCAGGTCGCCTGGACCGGCGTCGGGGTGGTGCCGCGCACCATCACCGGGCGCGAACTGGCGGGCGCGCGGGCCGCGTTCGGGCACCAGCTGGTGACGATGGACAACTACCCGGTGAACGACTGGGCGCCGGGCCGGATCTTCCTCGGCCCCTACACCGGCCGCGAGCCCGCCGCCGCCACCGGCTCGGCCGCGCTGCTCACCAACGCCATGGCGCAGGCCTCCGCCTCCCGCATCCCGCTGTTCACGGCGGCCGACTACGCCTGGAACCCGCAGGGTTACGAGCCGGAGGCCTCCTGGCGGGCGGCGATCGCCGACCTCTCGGGCGGGGACGCGCAGCTGGGCGAGGCCCTCACGGCGCTGGCGGGCAACGACTCCTCGTCGGTCCTCAGCAGCGCCGAGTCGGCCTATCTGCGTCCGCTGCTGGACGCGTTCTGGAACTCGCGCGGCTCGGGGGACGCGGCCGTACGGGACGGGGCGGCGGCGCGGCTGCGCGCGGCCTTCACGGTGATGCGGCAGACGCCCGCGCGGCTCGCGGGCAGCGGCGAGCTCGCCGACGAGGTGCGCCCGTGGGCCGACCGGCTCGCCCGGTACGGCCGGGCCGGGGAGAGCGCCGTCGACATGCTCCAGGCGCAGGCGCACGGCGACGGCGCGGCCGCCTGGCGGGCCACGCTCGCCCTGGAGCCGCTGCGCCGGGCCGCCGCCACCGGCTCGGTCACCGTCGGCAAGGGCGTCCTGGACGCGTTCCTGACCCGCGCGGCCCGGGCGTCGGCCACCTGGACGGGCGCGGACCGGCCGCCCGGCGACGTCAGCGTCTCGCCGGACGCGTACACCGTGCGCCTGGGCCGGGCCCGCCCGGTGGAGGCGGTCACGGTCATGGACGACTCGGGCGCCGGGCCGAGCCCCTCCGTCGGTCCGGGCTCGGGTCCGCCGGCCTGGGCCACGGCGGGCGCGCCGCCCGTCGAGGACGCCGCGTGGGGGCCGGGCCCCGGGCCGGGGCGGGTCGCCTGGGCCGAGGGCGGGGCGCTGGTGCAGGTGCATCTGCCCGGTGTGGGCTGGCGCAGCCTCGGGCCGCTCTCGCCCGGCGGCTGGACCCAGAGCTCCGCGCGCGGGGTGCACGCGGACGCCGTCCGGGTGACCGGCCCGACCGCCTCCGTACGGTCCGTACGGCATCTGGTCCCGTGGTTCGCGGACGAGCCGCGCGCCCGCCTTGAGCTGGCCCGGGACGAGACGGACGCGGAGATCGGCGGGAAGCCGCAGCGGGTGGCGGCCGTACTGACGTCCACCCGCCCGGCGGATGTGCGGGGCACGCTGAGCGCGAAGGCGCCCCGGGGCATCACCGTCAAGGTCCCCGGCGCGCTCACGGTGCCGCGCGGCGCGGCGGCGAGCGTGCCGGTGGAGGTGTCGGTGGCGCCGGGCACCCCGGCGGGCGAGTACCGGGTGCCGGTCGCCTTCAACGGGCAGGAGCGCGTCCTGACCGTACGGGCGTATCCGCGCACCGCCGGTCCCGATCTGATCGCGGGCGCCGCGGCCTCGTCGTCGGGCGACGAGACCCCGGCGTTCCCGGCGCGCGCGGCGGCCGACGGCGACCCGTCGACCCGCTGGTCCTCCCCGGCGCAGGACAACGCCTGGTGGCAGGCCGAGCTGCCCGCCCCCAGCCGGGTCGGCCTGGTGGTGCTGACCTGGCAGGACGCGTACGCGAGCGCCTACACCGTGCAGGTCTCCGCGGACGGCCGCACCTGGCGCACGGCGGCGACCGTGCGCGACGGCAAGGGGGGCCGGGAGGCGGTCCGCATGGACGCGCGCGGCGCCCGCTTCATCCGGGTGCAGGGCGTGACGCGGGCGACGCCGTACGGGTACTCGCTGTGGTCGGTGGAGGCCTACGGCGTGGCCCCGTAG
- a CDS encoding HNH endonuclease, with translation MPHVLVLNASYEPLGVVPLRRALVLVLENKAVCLEESGAFMHSATRVVAAPSVVRLKRFVRVPYRGPVPLTRRALFARDGGRCMYCGGVATSVDHVIPRSRGGQHVWDNVVAACRRCNHVKADRHLLELGWRLRHQPAPPSGLAWRIIGTGHRDPRWLPYLQPFGADDALARIDGISA, from the coding sequence GTGCCGCACGTCCTGGTCCTCAACGCGTCGTACGAGCCGCTCGGCGTCGTACCGCTCCGCCGCGCGCTCGTCCTCGTGCTCGAAAACAAGGCAGTCTGCCTAGAGGAATCCGGCGCCTTCATGCATAGCGCGACCCGGGTCGTGGCCGCCCCCAGCGTGGTCCGGCTCAAGAGATTCGTACGGGTCCCCTACCGGGGGCCCGTTCCGCTGACCCGCCGTGCGCTCTTCGCGCGCGACGGCGGGCGCTGTATGTACTGCGGTGGCGTCGCAACCAGCGTCGACCACGTGATTCCGCGCAGCCGCGGCGGTCAGCACGTCTGGGACAACGTGGTGGCGGCCTGCCGCCGCTGCAACCACGTCAAGGCCGACCGGCACCTGCTGGAGCTCGGCTGGCGCCTGCGCCACCAGCCCGCCCCGCCCAGCGGTCTGGCCTGGCGCATCATCGGCACGGGGCACCGGGACCCACGCTGGCTCCCGTACCTCCAACCGTTCGGCGCCGACGACGCCCTGGCCCGGATCGACGGCATCTCCGCCTGA
- a CDS encoding mechanosensitive ion channel family protein, with translation MHWPAVLAAGPPSDPTAPPTTPVTLDDAQKSATEAAGWVEENWSTWLAIGLRILLIVIIASVLRVLVRRALTKLIDRMNRSAQAVEGTALGGLLVNAERRRQRSEAIGSVLRSVASFLIMGTAALMVLGVLNIDLAPLLASAGVAGVAIGFGARNLVTDFLSGVFMILEDQYGVGDSIDAGVASGEVVEVGLRVTKLRGDNGEIWYVRNGEIKRIGNLSQGWATAAVDVQVRPTEDLDRVRAAITEAAESMAKDEPWNERLWGPVEVLGLNEVLLDSMVIRVSAKTMPGKALGVERELRWRIKRALDAAGIRIVGGVPLVDPDASAPDPSASVAAPSALNNPTSPQSLAVAPIPPGGLAK, from the coding sequence GTGCACTGGCCCGCCGTACTGGCCGCCGGACCCCCGTCCGATCCCACCGCTCCGCCGACCACCCCGGTCACCCTCGACGACGCCCAGAAGTCGGCCACGGAGGCCGCGGGCTGGGTCGAGGAGAACTGGTCGACGTGGCTCGCCATCGGCCTGCGCATCCTCCTCATCGTGATCATCGCGTCCGTGCTGCGGGTGCTGGTGCGCCGGGCCCTGACCAAGCTCATAGACCGCATGAACCGCAGCGCCCAGGCCGTGGAGGGCACCGCGCTCGGCGGCCTGCTGGTCAACGCGGAGCGCCGCCGCCAGCGCTCGGAGGCCATCGGCTCGGTCCTGCGCTCGGTGGCGTCCTTCCTGATCATGGGCACCGCGGCCCTGATGGTCCTGGGCGTCCTCAACATCGACCTGGCGCCGCTGCTCGCCTCGGCGGGTGTCGCGGGTGTGGCGATCGGTTTCGGCGCGCGCAACCTCGTCACGGACTTCCTCTCCGGCGTCTTCATGATTCTGGAGGACCAGTACGGGGTCGGCGACTCGATCGACGCGGGTGTGGCCTCCGGCGAGGTGGTCGAGGTCGGGCTGCGCGTGACGAAGCTGCGCGGCGACAACGGCGAGATCTGGTACGTCCGCAACGGCGAGATCAAGCGCATCGGCAACCTCAGCCAGGGCTGGGCCACGGCGGCCGTCGACGTCCAGGTCCGCCCGACGGAGGACCTGGACCGCGTCCGCGCGGCCATCACGGAGGCCGCGGAGTCCATGGCCAAGGACGAGCCGTGGAACGAGCGCCTGTGGGGTCCCGTCGAGGTCCTCGGCCTCAACGAGGTGCTGCTCGACTCGATGGTGATCCGGGTGTCCGCGAAGACGATGCCGGGCAAGGCGCTGGGCGTGGAGCGGGAGCTGCGCTGGCGGATCAAGCGCGCCTTGGACGCGGCGGGCATCCGCATCGTGGGGGGTGTGCCGTTGGTGGACCCGGACGCGTCCGCCCCGGACCCGTCGGCCTCGGTGGCCGCGCCCTCGGCCCTGAACAACCCGACTTCCCCGCAGTCGCTGGCTGTGGCGCCGATCCCTCCGGGGGGGCTGGCGAAGTAG
- a CDS encoding ROK family transcriptional regulator — protein sequence MAGTTPGTPRVLRAMNDRAALDLLLEHGPLSRTRIGKLTGLSKPTASQLLARLEAAGLVVATGTTEGRPGPNAQLYAVNARAAHVAGLDVTPERIRAAVADVAGDVVGEFEVRTPGRRPAESVVRQVTDALDGAVKAADLVRGDLHRVVIGTPGAFDPGTGRLRYASHLPGWHSPTLLDELAAALPMPVEYENDVNLAAIAEQRLGAARGHEDFVLLWNEGGLGAALVIGGRLHRGFTGGAGEVGFLPVPGAPLVRHVTKANSGGFQELAGGQVLPRLAREFGVADIPGGTSIEVATALVARAAQAVRRRDEEGSADSGPGARSVQDGPGSPDSLAAPRAGSEHADPDAPSRRLLETFATGLATGLASMVAVLDPELVVLSGALIAAGGEPLRALVQHELGELAASRPRLVIGEVRHHPVLRGALESALAATRDEVFDTSR from the coding sequence GTGGCCGGTACTACCCCCGGAACGCCGCGCGTACTCCGCGCCATGAACGACCGCGCCGCCCTCGATCTGCTCCTGGAGCACGGGCCCCTGTCCCGTACCCGGATCGGGAAGCTCACCGGGCTGTCCAAGCCGACCGCCTCCCAGCTGCTCGCGCGGCTGGAGGCGGCGGGGCTCGTCGTGGCGACCGGGACCACCGAGGGGCGGCCCGGGCCCAACGCCCAGCTGTACGCGGTCAACGCGCGCGCCGCGCACGTCGCCGGGCTCGATGTGACGCCCGAGCGGATCCGGGCCGCCGTCGCGGACGTCGCCGGGGACGTGGTCGGGGAGTTCGAGGTGCGCACCCCTGGGCGCAGGCCCGCCGAGTCCGTGGTGCGGCAGGTCACCGACGCGCTCGACGGGGCCGTGAAGGCCGCCGACCTCGTCCGGGGCGATCTGCACCGCGTCGTCATCGGCACGCCCGGCGCCTTCGACCCCGGCACCGGGCGGCTGCGGTACGCCTCCCATCTGCCCGGCTGGCACTCCCCCACCCTCCTCGACGAGCTCGCGGCGGCGCTGCCGATGCCGGTCGAGTACGAGAACGACGTCAACCTCGCGGCCATCGCCGAGCAGCGGCTCGGCGCCGCGCGCGGCCACGAGGACTTCGTGCTGCTGTGGAACGAGGGCGGGCTCGGTGCCGCGCTCGTCATCGGCGGGCGGCTGCACCGGGGGTTCACCGGCGGCGCCGGCGAGGTCGGCTTCCTGCCGGTGCCGGGCGCCCCGCTGGTGCGGCACGTCACCAAGGCGAACTCCGGCGGCTTCCAGGAGCTGGCGGGCGGGCAGGTACTGCCGCGCCTCGCCCGGGAGTTCGGCGTCGCGGACATCCCCGGCGGCACGTCCATCGAGGTCGCCACCGCCCTCGTCGCACGGGCGGCGCAGGCCGTACGGCGGCGGGACGAGGAGGGGAGCGCGGACAGCGGCCCCGGCGCCCGCAGCGTGCAGGACGGCCCCGGTTCTCCCGACTCCCTGGCCGCCCCCCGCGCCGGGAGCGAGCACGCCGACCCCGACGCCCCCTCCCGCCGCCTCCTCGAAACCTTCGCCACCGGTCTCGCCACCGGTCTCGCCTCCATGGTCGCCGTGCTCGACCCCGAGCTCGTCGTGCTGTCCGGTGCGCTGATAGCCGCCGGGGGCGAGCCGCTGCGCGCGCTCGTGCAGCACGAGCTGGGCGAGCTCGCCGCCTCCCGGCCGCGGCTCGTCATCGGCGAGGTGCGCCACCACCCCGTACTGCGCGGCGCGTTGGAGAGCGCCCTCGCCGCCACCCGCGACGAGGTCTTCGACACCTCGCGCTGA
- a CDS encoding ABC transporter substrate-binding protein has translation MSGNSRISQSNPSRRRSAAALAVTASIALFASACTGQSNSAATDDASKETTITFWHGWSAPEEVKAIQANVDAFQKAHPNIHVKVVGNINDDKINQALRAGGSNAPDVVSSFTTNNVGKFCSSKAFVDLAPFLKKDGIDPAKTFPKAMNEYTQFDGRRCTLPLLGDAYALYYNKDAFKAAGIANPPRTWGEFAADAKKLTKAKGDSYEQLGFMPTYHGYESTTEHYLAQWSPTYFDSSGKSNIAKDPAFAKGLAFQKQLVDDLGGFQKLEKFRSGFGDEFGAKHPFHLGQVAMQLDGEWRLGMAEDTKPKFEIGVAPLPVPDDQAATYGKGYITGTIAGIAATSAKQNAAWELVKYMTTNTEAVVNFANAIHNVPSTLDALKSPNLKYDPRFKTFLDIAQNPASTTSPASVNGGQYLVSVQNLGYDVEKGKQGDIKAGLEKTAKEIDTAIDQAR, from the coding sequence ATGTCCGGAAACAGCCGAATCAGCCAAAGCAACCCAAGCCGCCGCCGCTCGGCCGCCGCGCTCGCCGTGACCGCCTCCATCGCCCTCTTCGCCTCCGCCTGTACGGGCCAGAGCAACTCCGCCGCGACGGACGACGCCTCCAAGGAGACGACGATCACCTTCTGGCACGGGTGGAGCGCCCCGGAGGAGGTCAAGGCGATCCAGGCCAACGTGGACGCCTTCCAGAAGGCGCACCCCAACATCCATGTGAAGGTCGTCGGCAACATCAACGACGACAAGATCAACCAGGCGCTGCGCGCGGGCGGTTCGAACGCGCCGGACGTCGTCTCCTCCTTCACCACCAACAACGTCGGCAAGTTCTGCTCGTCCAAGGCCTTCGTCGACCTCGCCCCTTTCCTGAAGAAGGACGGGATCGACCCCGCGAAGACCTTCCCGAAGGCGATGAACGAGTACACGCAGTTCGACGGCAGGCGCTGCACCCTCCCGCTGCTCGGCGACGCCTACGCGCTCTACTACAACAAGGACGCCTTCAAGGCCGCCGGGATCGCCAACCCGCCCAGGACGTGGGGCGAGTTCGCGGCCGACGCCAAGAAGCTGACCAAGGCCAAGGGCGACTCGTACGAGCAGCTCGGGTTCATGCCGACCTACCACGGCTACGAGTCGACGACCGAGCACTACCTTGCGCAGTGGTCGCCCACGTACTTCGACTCCAGCGGCAAGTCGAACATCGCCAAGGACCCGGCCTTCGCCAAGGGGCTCGCCTTCCAGAAGCAGCTGGTGGACGACCTCGGCGGGTTCCAGAAGCTGGAGAAGTTCCGGTCCGGCTTCGGCGACGAGTTCGGCGCCAAGCACCCCTTCCACCTGGGCCAGGTCGCCATGCAGCTGGACGGCGAGTGGCGGCTTGGCATGGCCGAGGACACCAAGCCGAAGTTCGAGATCGGGGTGGCGCCGCTGCCCGTACCGGACGACCAGGCCGCGACCTACGGCAAGGGGTACATCACCGGCACCATCGCGGGGATCGCCGCCACCTCGGCCAAGCAGAACGCCGCCTGGGAGCTGGTGAAGTACATGACGACCAACACCGAAGCGGTCGTGAACTTCGCCAACGCCATCCACAACGTGCCCTCCACGCTCGACGCGCTGAAGTCCCCGAACCTCAAGTACGACCCGCGCTTCAAGACGTTCCTGGACATCGCGCAGAACCCGGCCTCGACCACCAGCCCGGCCTCCGTCAACGGCGGCCAGTACCTGGTGTCGGTCCAGAACCTCGGCTACGACGTCGAGAAGGGCAAGCAGGGCGACATCAAGGCCGGTCTGGAGAAGACCGCCAAGGAGATCGACACCGCGATCGACCAGGCCAGGTAG
- a CDS encoding carbohydrate ABC transporter permease has product MTAYTLRAKRRRAALRTTAFMSPWLIGFGVFFAYPLISTVYFSFTHYDGFADPTFNGLKNWSYVFNDYPLFWPALRNTLWLVVVMVTCRVAFGLGIGLLITKIKTGTGVFRTLFYLPYLAPPVAATLAFVFLLNPGTGPVNSVLSDLGIPAPDWFTDPAWSKPALTMLAVWGVGDLMVIFMAALLDVPKEQYEAAELDGASSWQRFRFVTLPNISPIVMFAVVTGIIQTMQYYTQPLVAGKVASGVIGSSGQQFEPGYPDKSTLTLPQLVYNLGFQRFDYGSACVVALVLFALSMAFTALLMRRRGGLIQAGD; this is encoded by the coding sequence ATGACCGCGTACACACTGCGCGCCAAGCGCCGCCGGGCGGCGCTGCGGACGACCGCCTTCATGTCCCCCTGGCTGATCGGCTTCGGCGTCTTCTTCGCCTACCCGCTGATCTCCACGGTCTACTTCTCCTTCACGCACTACGACGGGTTCGCGGACCCCACCTTCAACGGGCTCAAGAACTGGTCGTACGTCTTCAACGACTACCCGCTGTTCTGGCCCGCGCTGCGCAACACGCTGTGGCTGGTGGTGGTCATGGTGACCTGCCGGGTCGCCTTCGGGCTCGGCATCGGGCTGCTCATCACCAAGATCAAGACGGGTACCGGGGTCTTCCGGACGCTCTTCTACCTGCCCTACCTGGCGCCGCCGGTCGCCGCCACGCTCGCCTTCGTCTTCCTGCTCAACCCCGGTACGGGACCGGTCAACTCGGTCCTGTCCGACCTCGGGATACCGGCGCCGGACTGGTTCACCGACCCCGCCTGGTCCAAGCCCGCGCTGACCATGCTCGCGGTGTGGGGCGTCGGCGACCTGATGGTGATCTTCATGGCCGCGCTGCTCGACGTACCGAAGGAGCAGTACGAGGCCGCCGAGCTGGACGGGGCCTCGTCCTGGCAGCGGTTCCGGTTCGTGACGCTGCCGAACATCTCGCCCATCGTGATGTTCGCGGTGGTCACCGGGATCATCCAGACGATGCAGTACTACACCCAGCCGCTGGTGGCCGGGAAGGTCGCCTCGGGGGTCATCGGCAGCTCCGGGCAGCAGTTCGAGCCCGGCTACCCGGACAAGTCCACGCTGACCCTGCCGCAGCTGGTGTACAACCTCGGCTTCCAGCGCTTCGACTACGGCTCCGCCTGTGTGGTCGCCCTGGTCCTCTTCGCCCTCTCCATGGCCTTCACCGCGCTTCTGATGCGGCGCCGTGGCGGACTGATCCAGGCAGGTGACTAG
- a CDS encoding carbohydrate ABC transporter permease, producing the protein MTYALDAPVAATSAARVARRKALLHWIGVHALGVAAALFFVLPFVFIVLTSLMDNQQTLTRDLIPDHWQWSNYKKVWDTPGFLTWWRNTLLYAGLGTVLTVVSSVPVAYALAKFRFRGRNLSMMLVISMMMLPPQVIIIPMYLFWAKQLDLSGTLWPLIVPMAFGDAFSIFLLRQFLMTIPNEYLDAAKVDGCGELRTLLRVVLPMAKPGIAAVALFQFFYAWNDYFGPQIYASENPGAWTLSYGLESFKGAHHTDWNLTMAATVLVMAPVILVFFFAQKAFVEGVTLTGVKG; encoded by the coding sequence ATGACGTACGCGCTGGACGCCCCGGTGGCGGCCACCTCGGCGGCCCGCGTCGCGCGCCGCAAGGCGCTGCTGCACTGGATCGGCGTGCACGCCCTGGGCGTGGCGGCGGCGCTCTTCTTCGTGCTGCCGTTCGTGTTCATCGTGCTCACCTCGCTGATGGACAACCAGCAGACGCTGACCCGCGACCTGATCCCCGACCACTGGCAGTGGTCCAACTACAAGAAGGTGTGGGACACCCCGGGCTTCTTGACCTGGTGGCGCAACACCCTGCTCTACGCGGGGCTCGGCACCGTCCTGACCGTGGTGTCCTCGGTCCCCGTCGCCTACGCGCTCGCCAAGTTCCGCTTCCGCGGCCGCAATCTGTCGATGATGCTGGTCATCTCGATGATGATGCTGCCGCCGCAGGTGATCATCATCCCGATGTACCTGTTCTGGGCGAAGCAGCTCGACCTGTCCGGCACGCTCTGGCCGCTGATCGTCCCGATGGCGTTCGGCGACGCGTTCTCCATCTTCCTGCTGCGACAGTTCCTGATGACCATCCCGAACGAGTACCTGGACGCCGCCAAGGTCGACGGCTGCGGGGAGCTGCGCACCCTGCTGCGGGTCGTGCTGCCGATGGCCAAACCGGGGATCGCCGCCGTCGCGCTCTTCCAGTTCTTCTACGCCTGGAACGACTACTTCGGGCCGCAGATCTACGCCTCGGAGAACCCGGGCGCCTGGACCCTCTCGTACGGCCTGGAGTCCTTCAAGGGCGCGCACCACACCGACTGGAACCTGACCATGGCCGCGACCGTGCTGGTCATGGCCCCCGTGATCCTCGTGTTCTTCTTCGCGCAGAAGGCGTTCGTCGAGGGTGTCACGCTCACCGGAGTGAAGGGTTAG
- a CDS encoding 6-phospho-beta-glucosidase produces MKLTVVGGGSTYTPELIDGFARLRDTLPIEELVLVDPAADRLDLVGGLARRIFAKQGHPGRITTTSDLDAGVQGADAVLLQLRVGGQAARERDETWPLECGCVGQETTGAGGLAKALRTVPVVLDIAERVRRTNPDAWIIDFTNPVGIVTRALLQAGHKAVGLCNVAIGFQRKFAALLGVAPGEVHLDHVGLNHLTWELGVRLGGPDGANVLPKLLAEHGDAVADDLHLPRQVLDRLGVVPSYYLRYYYAHDEVVRELGSKPSRAAEVAEMERRLLKMYGDPALDEKPELLAERGGAFYSEAAVDLAASLLGNGGSPVQVVNTYNNGTLPFLADDAVIEVQARVDASGAVPLAVPDLDPLYAGLIAHVTAYEDLALEAALRGGRDRVFRALLAHPLVGQYEHAEGLTDRLIAHNREHLAWA; encoded by the coding sequence ATGAAGCTCACCGTGGTCGGCGGGGGATCGACCTACACCCCCGAACTCATCGACGGATTCGCCCGGTTGCGCGACACGCTGCCCATCGAGGAGCTGGTCCTGGTCGACCCGGCGGCCGACCGGCTCGACCTGGTCGGCGGCCTCGCCCGGCGCATCTTCGCCAAGCAGGGCCACCCGGGCCGCATCACCACCACCTCCGACCTGGACGCGGGCGTGCAGGGCGCGGACGCGGTCCTGCTCCAGCTGCGCGTCGGCGGCCAGGCGGCCCGCGAGCGCGACGAGACATGGCCGCTGGAGTGCGGCTGCGTCGGCCAGGAGACCACCGGCGCGGGCGGCCTGGCCAAGGCGCTGCGGACCGTCCCGGTGGTCCTGGACATCGCGGAGCGGGTGCGGCGCACCAACCCGGACGCCTGGATCATCGACTTCACCAACCCGGTGGGCATCGTCACGCGCGCGCTGCTCCAGGCCGGCCACAAGGCGGTCGGGCTCTGCAACGTCGCCATCGGCTTCCAGCGCAAGTTCGCCGCGCTGCTCGGCGTCGCCCCGGGCGAAGTGCACCTGGACCACGTCGGCCTCAACCACCTCACCTGGGAGCTCGGGGTGCGCCTGGGCGGCCCCGACGGGGCGAACGTGCTGCCGAAGCTGCTCGCCGAGCACGGGGACGCGGTGGCGGACGACCTGCACCTGCCCCGGCAGGTCCTGGACCGGCTCGGCGTCGTCCCTTCGTACTATCTGCGCTACTACTACGCGCACGACGAGGTCGTACGGGAGCTGGGCAGCAAGCCGTCCCGCGCGGCGGAAGTCGCCGAGATGGAGCGGCGGTTGCTGAAGATGTACGGGGACCCGGCGCTGGACGAGAAGCCGGAGCTGCTCGCCGAGCGGGGCGGCGCCTTCTACTCGGAGGCGGCCGTGGACCTGGCCGCCTCGCTCCTTGGCAACGGGGGAAGCCCGGTGCAGGTCGTCAACACGTACAACAACGGCACCCTGCCGTTCCTGGCCGACGACGCGGTCATCGAGGTGCAGGCGCGGGTGGACGCGAGCGGGGCGGTCCCGCTGGCCGTGCCGGACCTGGACCCGCTGTACGCGGGGCTGATCGCGCACGTCACCGCGTATGAGGACCTGGCCCTGGAGGCCGCGCTGCGCGGCGGCCGCGACCGGGTGTTCCGGGCGCTCCTCGCCCACCCGCTGGTCGGCCAGTACGAGCACGCCGAGGGCCTCACCGACCGGCTGATCGCGCACAACCGGGAGCACCTCGCGTGGGCATGA